The genomic stretch CCTTCGATTGGATAAATACCTGGCTGATATGGGAATCGGAACCAGAAGTGAGGTAAAGGGCTATATCAGAAAAGGAAGAGTGAAAGTAAATAAAGAGGTGGCGAAAGCTCCTGACTTAAAAATAACAGGTGAGGATTATGTTACCTTTGATGAACAGGTAATTTCCTATGTAAATACAGAGTATTATATGTTAAATAAACCAGGCGGAGTAGTATCAGCCACCAGGGACAAATTTGCCTCTACGGTTGTAGACCTTATAGAAGAAGGAAAACGAAAGGATTTATTTCCCGTTGGAAGGCTTGATAAGGATACCGAAGGACTGTTATTAATTACCAATGACGGTGATCTGGCTCATCGGCTGCTATCACCGAAGAAACATGTAAGTAAGTGCTATTATGCAAGAGTGACAGGCAGAGTAGATGCGGAGGATATAAAAAGTTTTCAGGATGGTATGAGGTTAGACGAGGAACTTACAACTTTACCGGCAGAACTTAAACTTATAAAAGCGGAAGCCGGAGAATCAGAAGTACTGGTTACCATTTTTGAAGGTAAATTTCATCAGATTAAAAGGATGTTCGAAGCAGTAGGAAAGGAAGTTCTCTATCTGAAAAGGCTCAGTATGGGGGAGCTAACCCTGGATGAATCTTTGGAGCCGGGGGAATACCGGGAACTTACAAAAGCAGAAATTACGCTTTTATATAACCAGACAATGTAGGCGTTACGTAACAAATGAAAGTTGCAGAGGAAGGTAAATGATAATAAACAAAGATATATTTCAAAATATAAAAGCAGTTTTATTTGATCTGGACGGGACATTAGTAGATTCCATGTGGTTGTGGGAGGACATAGACAAAGAGTACTTAAGCCGGTTTGATATTACCTTACCGGATGATTTACAGGATATGATACAGGGTATGAGTTTCTCTGAAACTGCGGTTTATTTTAAGGAACGTTTCTTGATTCCTCATTCTCTGGAGGATATAAAAGCAGATTGGAATAAAATGGCCTGGAAGAAATACGCAGAAGAAGTTCCTCTGAAAGAAGGCGTACTATCGGTTCTGAAGGAATTGAGGAACAGAGGAATATCTATGGGGATAGCAACCAGCAACTCCAAAGAACTTGTGGAACTTGTAATCGGTAAGTTAGGGGTAGCAAAATATTTCAGCTCCATTCGAACTTCCTGTGAGGTGGCAAAGGGTAAACCTTCTCCGGATATCTACCAACTGGTGGCGAAAGATCTGGGAGCAGAACCAGCAGAATGTCTGGTATTTGAAGATATTATTGCTGGAATATTGGCGGGAAAAAGTGCCGGTATGAAAGTTTGCAGTGTTTATGATAAAAAGTCTGAGGGAGATACAAAAAAG from Anaerocolumna sp. AGMB13020 encodes the following:
- a CDS encoding pseudouridine synthase; translation: MGEYLRLDKYLADMGIGTRSEVKGYIRKGRVKVNKEVAKAPDLKITGEDYVTFDEQVISYVNTEYYMLNKPGGVVSATRDKFASTVVDLIEEGKRKDLFPVGRLDKDTEGLLLITNDGDLAHRLLSPKKHVSKCYYARVTGRVDAEDIKSFQDGMRLDEELTTLPAELKLIKAEAGESEVLVTIFEGKFHQIKRMFEAVGKEVLYLKRLSMGELTLDESLEPGEYRELTKAEITLLYNQTM
- a CDS encoding HAD family hydrolase yields the protein MFQNIKAVLFDLDGTLVDSMWLWEDIDKEYLSRFDITLPDDLQDMIQGMSFSETAVYFKERFLIPHSLEDIKADWNKMAWKKYAEEVPLKEGVLSVLKELRNRGISMGIATSNSKELVELVIGKLGVAKYFSSIRTSCEVAKGKPSPDIYQLVAKDLGAEPAECLVFEDIIAGILAGKSAGMKVCSVYDKKSEGDTKKKQELSDYYIHTFSELLNI